The Mycobacterium avium subsp. avium genomic sequence TTCGCATAGTCAGCGCAGCTTGTCAGGTGCGCTCTTTTTGGACCAGCTCGTAGGACTCGATGACGTCGCCTTCCTTGATGTCGGAATAGCCCAGCGTCATACCGCATTCGAAGCCCTCGCGGACCTCGGTCACGTCGTCCTTCTCCCGGCGCAGCGAATTGATCGTGAGGTTCTCGCTGACCACCACGTTGTCCCGCAGCAGCCGGGCCTTGGCGTTGCGGCGCACCACCCCGGAGGTGATCATGCAGCCGGCAATGATGCCCACCTTGGAGGACCGGAAGATCGCCCGGATCTCGGCGCGGCCCAGCTGGTTCTCCTCGTAGATCGGCTTGAGCATGCCGCGCAGGGCCTTCTCGATCTCGTCGATCGCCTGGTAGATCACCGAGTAGTAGCGGATCTCCACGCCCTCGCGGTTGGCCAGCTCGGTGGCCTTGCCCTCGGCGCGCACGTTGAAGCCGATGATCACCGCGTCCGACGCCGACGCCAGGTTGACGTTGGTTTCGGTGATGCCACCGACACCGCGGTCGATGACCCGCAGCGCCACCTCGTCGTCGATCTGGATGCCCATCAGGGCCTCTTCCAGCGCCTCGACCGTACCGGCGTTGTCGCCCTTGAGGATCAGGTTGAGCTGGCTGGTTTCCTTCAGCGCCGAATCCAGGTCCTCGAGGCTGATCCGCTTGCGCGACCGTGCCGCCAGCGCGTTCCGCTTGCGGGCGCTGCGCTTGTCGGCGATCTGCCGGGCGATCCGGTCCTCGTCGACGACCAGCAGGTTGTCCCCGGCGCCGGGCACCGAGGTGAACCCGATGGCCTGCACCGGCCGCGACGGCAGCGCCTCCTCGACGTCGTCGCCGTGCTCGTCGACCATGCGCCGCACCCGGCCGTAGGCGTCGCCGGCGACGATCGAGTCGCCGACCCGCAGCGTGCCGCGCTGGATCAACACCGTTGCCACCGGCCCGCGGCCACGGTCCAGGTGCGCCTCGATCGCCACACCCTGGGCCTCCATGTCCGGGTTGGCGCGCAGGTCCAGGGCGGCGTCCGCGGTCAGCAGCACCGCCTCCAGCAGCTGGTCGATGTTGGTGCCCTGCTTCGCGGAGATGTCGACGAACATCGTGTCGCCGCCGAATTCCTCTGGCACCAAACCATATTCGGTGAGCTGCCCGCGGATCTTCTGCGGGTCGGCACCCTCGACGTCAATCTTGTTGACGGCCACCACAATCGGCACGTCGGCCGCCTGCGCGTGGTTGATCGCCTCCACCGTCTGCGGCATGACACCGTCGTCGGCGGCGACCACCAGGATCGCGATGTCGGTGGCCTTGGCGCCGCGGGCACGCATGGCGGTGAACGCCTCGTGACCCGGGGTGTCGATGAAGGTGATCGGGCGCTCCACCCCGTCGTGCTCGACGGTCACCTGGTAGGCACCGATGTGCTGGGTGATGCCGCCGGCCTCGGCCTCGCGGACGTTGGCCTTACGGATCGTGTCCAGCAGCCGCGTCTTACCGTGGTCGACGTGACCCATCACGGTCACCACCGGCGGCCGGGTCTGCAGGTCCTCCTCGGTGCCCTCGTCCTCGCCGTAGGTCAGGTCGAAGGACTCCAGCAGCTCGCGGTCCTCGTCCTCGGGCGAGACGACCTGAACGTTGTAGTTCATCTCGCTGCCCAGCAGCTCGAGCGTCTCGTCGCCAACCGACTGGGTGGCGGTCACCATCTCGCCGAGGTTGAACAGCGCCTGCACCAGCGACGCCGGGTTGGCGTCGATCTTCTCGGCGAAGTCGGACAGCGACGCGCCGCGGGCCAGCCGGATGGTCTCGCCGTTGCCGTGCGGCAACCGCACGCCGCCGACGACCGGGGCCTGCATCGAGTCGTATTCCTGACGCTTCTGCCGCTTGGACTTGCGGCCACGCCGCGGCGCACCACCGGGACGGCCGAACGCGCCGGCCGCACCGCCGCGCTGCCCGGGACGGCCACCGCCGCCGCCACCGGGGCGGCCGCGGAAACCACCGCCACCACCGGGCGGGGCGCCGACGCCGCCGCCGCGGTAGTTGCCGCCGCCGCCGTCACGACCGCCGGGCCCACCGGGCCGGCCGCCGCCGGGCCGCGGGGCTCCGGGCCGCGCCGGGCGGCCCGGGCCGCCGACACCGCCGGGACGCGGGGGCATGTTGCCCGGCGACGCGCCGGGCCGCGGCGCACCCGGGCGGGGCGCTCCGGGACGCGGCACCGGGCGCGGGATGGGCCGATCGACCGGCTGGGCCGACGAGAACGGGTTGTTGCCGACCCGCGGCGTGCGGGCGGCGGGCTTGGGTACCGGGCCGGGACGCGGGCCCGGCGTGGCGCCCGGGCGGGGCGGTTGCCCCGGGGCGGGCGGCTTGGGCTGCCCGGGAGCCGGCGCCGACGGCCGCGCGGCCGCGGGCCCCGGTCGGGCCGGGGCCTCGGGCGTGGCCTGCGCGGCCGGGGTGGTCGCGGTGCCGCCGGGCTGGGCGGGCGGCGCGGCCGCCTCGCCGTTGCCGCCGGCCTTGATCGCGTTGTCCAGGGCGGCGTCCAGCGCCTTGTCGGGCGCCTTGACGTCGCCCTTGGCCGCGGTCTTCGCGTCGCCCTTGGCCGCGGCCTTGGCGGGTGCCTTCGCGGCGCCCTCGGCGGCCTTGCCGCCGCCGAAGGACTCGCGCAGCCGGCGCGCCACCGGCGCTTCTACCGTCGACGACGCGGATTTGACGAATTCGCCCTGTTCATTCAGTCGGGCGAGGACTTCCTTGCTGGTGACACCGAGTTCCTTTGCCAACTCGTGTACGCGGGCCTTACCTGCCACTACTTCTCCTGTCTATGAGGCGACAGTCGTGGGGCCGCGCCTCGTGTTCAGCTATGACGCATTGTCATCGGGACTTCACGGTGTGCTCATGTTCTTTGCTACCTGTTCTGTCGCCGGGCGCTCGGGCGCATGGAGGGACTCTATGTGCTCGACCACCGCGGAGGTGTCCGGTGAACCGGTGATCCGCAGCGCTTTGGTGAAAGCACGCCGCCGGATCGCCTGCTGGGCGCACTGCGGCGCGGGATGCAGCCACGCACCCCGCCCCGGCAGGTTACCGGCTGTGTCAACGATCGCGGCGAATTCGCCGTTCCCGGTGGGCACAGCCACCACGCGAAGCAGTTCGACGGCCAACTCTCGCTTCCGGCACCCGACACACGTTCGCACGGGTCCCGAAGGCTCACGCTGGATCACGGCTCAGTCTAGCGTCACCGAATCGATGGTCAGCACCACCCGAGCCTGTCCGGCCGCGCCCGGAGTGTCCCGGACCGTGCGGTCAGCGGTCGTGGGCCATTCCGTGCGTGGCGCCGTGCTCGGGCCGGCTCTCCGAGTGCCCGCCCGCGCCGCCGGGCGAATCGCCGCGGATGTCGATGCGCCAGCCGGTGAGCCGGGCCGCCAGCCGCGCGTTCTGGCCCTCCTTGCCGATGGCCAGCGACAACTGGAAGTCGGGCACCACCACCCGGGCGGCCCGGGCGGCCTGGTCGATGATCGACACCGAGACCACCTTGGCCGGCGACAGCGCGTTGGCGACGAACCGGGCC encodes the following:
- a CDS encoding YlxR family protein, with the protein product MQREPSGPVRTCVGCRKRELAVELLRVVAVPTGNGEFAAIVDTAGNLPGRGAWLHPAPQCAQQAIRRRAFTKALRITGSPDTSAVVEHIESLHAPERPATEQVAKNMSTP
- the infB gene encoding translation initiation factor IF-2 produces the protein MAGKARVHELAKELGVTSKEVLARLNEQGEFVKSASSTVEAPVARRLRESFGGGKAAEGAAKAPAKAAAKGDAKTAAKGDVKAPDKALDAALDNAIKAGGNGEAAAPPAQPGGTATTPAAQATPEAPARPGPAAARPSAPAPGQPKPPAPGQPPRPGATPGPRPGPVPKPAARTPRVGNNPFSSAQPVDRPIPRPVPRPGAPRPGAPRPGASPGNMPPRPGGVGGPGRPARPGAPRPGGGRPGGPGGRDGGGGNYRGGGVGAPPGGGGGFRGRPGGGGGGRPGQRGGAAGAFGRPGGAPRRGRKSKRQKRQEYDSMQAPVVGGVRLPHGNGETIRLARGASLSDFAEKIDANPASLVQALFNLGEMVTATQSVGDETLELLGSEMNYNVQVVSPEDEDRELLESFDLTYGEDEGTEEDLQTRPPVVTVMGHVDHGKTRLLDTIRKANVREAEAGGITQHIGAYQVTVEHDGVERPITFIDTPGHEAFTAMRARGAKATDIAILVVAADDGVMPQTVEAINHAQAADVPIVVAVNKIDVEGADPQKIRGQLTEYGLVPEEFGGDTMFVDISAKQGTNIDQLLEAVLLTADAALDLRANPDMEAQGVAIEAHLDRGRGPVATVLIQRGTLRVGDSIVAGDAYGRVRRMVDEHGDDVEEALPSRPVQAIGFTSVPGAGDNLLVVDEDRIARQIADKRSARKRNALAARSRKRISLEDLDSALKETSQLNLILKGDNAGTVEALEEALMGIQIDDEVALRVIDRGVGGITETNVNLASASDAVIIGFNVRAEGKATELANREGVEIRYYSVIYQAIDEIEKALRGMLKPIYEENQLGRAEIRAIFRSSKVGIIAGCMITSGVVRRNAKARLLRDNVVVSENLTINSLRREKDDVTEVREGFECGMTLGYSDIKEGDVIESYELVQKERT